A segment of the Fimbriimonadaceae bacterium genome:
AGGCCTAGGACGGCCATCGTGGCCGGCTCCGGCACCGCGCTGTCGGAAATGACGTCGCCCGGGCCACCGCCGACGCCGATCGAATAGTCACCCCAGGTCCTCACGTCGGCAGCGTCGTACACGTCAAACGTCGTCGCGACGAGGACGTAGTTGACACCGGCGGTGAGGGTCGTGCTGAGCGAGGACCGCAGCAGTCCACCGGTCTGATAATCAGCGTCCGGCAGGACGACGAACGCCGCCGAGTTGTCGTCGTTACCCGCCACGTAGTTTGTCAACGCGTCGTTCGCGTCAAACGGGGCCTCATAGATGAACATAAACGTGTCGATCGTGTTCGACGACGTGTTGGGGTTGCCCATTTCGGCCGTGTAGGTACCGGTCGCGGTGACGTGAAACGCGTGGGTAGCGTAAAGGTTGTCGACACCGACGCTGCTCAACCCGCTCCCATCAGCGAAGGGCCGGTTCCAGTGGGGGGAGTTTGCGTCCAGCGTGCCGTTCTCGATCAGGTTGACACCAGCGAAGCTGGCCGATGCGACGGCGGCAAGCACTACGAGGGACAATGTTCTCTTCAACATAAGGATCACTCCAGCAAAATCAACAGATTCTGCGACACCCTAAGCATGACCCATCCGCTCTCCCCGTGTAACCATGGGGTGCCTAAAAACCCGTAGATTTGTCGGGGAAGGCGGGTCTACCGTAACCAGCCGGTCCCCGAGCGGGTAAGAAGGGAGAGAGATGGCTGAGCGGTTCCCTTGCGCCCAATGCGGCGCCCAACTGGAATTCGCGCCCGGCACGACCTCGCTCAAGTGCCCCTATTGCGGCTTCGTCCAAGCACTGGTCGTTTCGACTTCAGGCGTCGTCGAGCTTCCCTACGAGCAATGGGTCCACGCGGACATCGCCCCCAACCCCAATCTCCAAGAAGTCGTCTGCCAATCTTGCGCGGCGACCTTCAGCCTACCGCCCAACCAAGCCGCCGGGGCCTGTCCCTTCTGTAGCGGCAACATCGTTTTGCCGCCCCACCAGTCGGGACAGATCCAGCCCCGCGCCCTGCTTCCGTTCGCGGTCGATAAAAAGCTCGCCCGCGACAAGTACCGCCAATGGATCGGGAGCCGGTTTTGGGCTCCTAACGACCTCAAGAAGCTCGCCATGGTCGAAGGTGGCTTGACCGGCGTCTACGTCCCGTTCTGGACCTTCGACAGCCATACCGTCACGGCGTACACCGGCATGCGCGGGATCGACCGCTACGTGACCGAGACCTACACCGACTCCGATGGTGAGACCCAGACGCGGACGCGCGTCGAGACCGACTGGTGGCCGGCGGCAGGCACCGTCGAAGTACCGTTCGACGACGTCCTCGTCCTTGCCAGCGGGCGTCTCCCGCCCCGGTACGCCCAGGCCATGCACACCTGGCAGCTCGGCGGGCTCATCACCTATGCGAACGAGTACCTCTCCGGCTTTCAGGCGGTGCGCTACGACAAGGGGCTCCAGGACGGCTTCACAACCGCCTGCGAAATGATGCAACCGGGGATCGACCAAGCCATCCGGTCTGACATCGGGGGCGACCGCCAGCAAATCAACAGCAAGGACACCGACTACCTGGACACGACGTTCAAGCACGTTCTGCTTCCCATATGGAGCGGTGCATACCGGTACCGGGGCAAGACCTGGAACTACCTGGTCAACGGCCAAACGGGCGAAATCCAGGGCGAGGCCCCGGTCAGCCCCTGGAAGGTCGCCATCGCCGTGATCCTCGGTCTGCTCGTGCTCGGCGGCATCCTCTACCTGTATATGCAGGACAAGGGCCACTAGGCATGCCGGAGACAGGTCGGGGCACCGACGCCGTCATGTTGTATGCTCAGGGGCACCATGCCGGGTCTCTCGCAACGTGCCGCCGCAATGCCTGCCTCGCCGATCCGCAAGCTGGCTCCGTTCGCCGAGGCGGCGGCCAAGCGCGGCGTCAAGATATTCCACCTCAACATCGGCCAACCTGACGTCCGCACCCCGGACGAGTTTTGGGAGGCGGTGCGCCGCCCCGACTTGACCGTGCTGGAGTACAGCCATTCAGCCGGCCCTGTCGCCCTGCGCGAAGGAATCGCCGCGGCCTACCGGGACATGGGCCTGGACGTCAAAGACGACGAGGTGATCGTCACCACCGCCGGCTCCGAGGCTCTGTCGTTCGCCATCGGCAGCGTGTGCGACGCGGGCGGCGAGGTCATCGTCCCCGAACCCATGTACGCCAACTATATCGGCTTCGCCGCGGGGATGGGCGTCAAGGTCGTGCCCATCACGACCCGGATCGAGGACGGGTTCGCCCTTCCTTCCGTCGACGAGTTCGCCAAGCGGATCACGCCGCGCACCAAGGCGGTCGTCGTGTGCAACCCCAACAACCCGACGGGGACGGTTTACTCGGACGACCAACTGGAGGGTCTTAGAAAACTCGCCCTCGCCCACGACATCTTCATCATCGCCGACGAGGTGTACCGGGAGTTCAACTACCTGGGCGGGCGCCCCAAGTCGGTCTTGGAACTCGAAGGGCTCGAGCAGCACGCCGTCATGGTCGATTCGGTCAGCAAGCGCTATTCACTCTGTGGGGCCCGGGTCGGCTTCATCGTCTCGCGGAACAAAGACCTCATGTCCGCCGCCCTGCGCTTCGCCCAGGCCCGGCTCTCCCCGCCGACCTTGGAGTGCCTCGGCGTGATCGGCGCACTCCGCACCCCGGCCAGCTACCTCGAAGAGGTCCGGACCGAGTACCAGAAGCGGCGTGACGTCGTGGTCCGGCGGATCAACGCGATCCCGGGCGCCCTGTGCCCGAGGATCGACGGCGCGTTCTATGCGACGGTCCGGCTGCCGATCGACGACTGCGACAAGTTCTGCCAGTGGCTGCTCGAGTCCTTCGACCACAACGGCAAGACGGTCATGTTCGCCCCCGCCACCGGCTTCTATGCCACGCCGGGCCTCGGAAAGGACGAGGTGCGCATCGCCTATGTCCTCAACACTGACGCGATGGAAGAGGCGATGGACTGCCTCGAAGCAGGCTTGGCCGCCTACCCCGGCCGCAAGTCACTGGCGGGTGTCTGAACCGCCAAACCCGGACAAAAAGAGAGCCCGGTCCTCGTCGAGGACCGGGCTCTCTTTACATGAAAGTGGTCGGTTTCAGACACCGTAGCCGGTTTTCTTGAGCCATTCCTTGGGAACCGGCTTGAGGCCACAGAGCACCTGGGCGAACATCTCGCTCTTCATGACCGACGTGGCGACCGTCAGGCGGACCTTGCCCGTCGGCGTGGTGATGGTCACCTTTTGCAGGTTGGCGTCCTGCACGCGGTTCTTGTGCGGGGCACGGAACTTCCATGCCGAGTGCCGGTGGCGAACATGCTTCGCGTGATTGGCTTTCTTACCGCTGACTTGACAAACCCTGGCCATCGACTTCTCCTAACTGGTCAACGCCTGCTTCCAGGCGGTCTGACATGGTACTCGGCACACCCCGCTCAGTTCAACAGACCGGGCCTTGTGGCGTCCCGCCCCTGTCCAAAGGAGAAGAGGGTGGTGCCGCAGGCCGGACTCGAACCGGCGACCCAAGCATTTTCAGTGCTTTGCTCTACCAACTGAGCTACCGCGGCACTATGGCGAGGATGACGGGACTTGAACCCGCGACCTCCGGCGTGACAGGCCGGCGCTCTAACCACTGAGCTACACCCCCGCGTTGCAGAGGCAGATTATTCCATGGATCGCCCCAAAAAAACGTGAGGACTGGGCCCCCGCGACCCCGTCATTCGGCGAGAAAAGCTCGGACCGCCTCGGTCTGACCAACATCGTCCAGCAAAAAGGCGTCATGTCCCATGGGCGCGTCGATCTCGACGTGCCGGGACCGGCACCCCGCCGCCTGGGCCATGGCATGGAGTTCGGCGCTCTGGTGCGTGGGATAAATCCAGTCGCTCGTGAAGCTGGTGAACAGGTATTCCGTGGTCGAACCCGCCAAGGTCTTGAGGTCGAAGTAGTCGATCGCCCGCGTCACGACCAAGTAGCTGTTGGCGTCAAACCGTCGGGTGAACTTGTCCCCCTGGTAACTCAGGTAGCTCTCCACGGCAAACTCTGGGCTGTAGGAAAAGTCGTATGCCTCCTTGTCTTGGAGGTTCCTCCCAAACTTCTTCTCGAACGCCGCTTCACTCAGGTAACTGAGGTGCCCCACCATGCGGGCCACGGCGAGGCCCTGGGTCGGCGGGTCGTCGGCCGGGTAGTCGCCGTCCCGCCACTTGGGGTCGCGCATGATCGCCTGGCGGCCCGTCTCGTTAAAGCCGATTTGCATGGCGTTATGGGCCCGGCATGTGCCCGTCCCCCAGACCTTTCGGACAAAACCGGGAAACCTTATGCTCCATTCCAAGGCCTGCATGCCGCCCATGCTGCCTCCGCACGCCAGCGCAAGGCCCGGGACACCCAGCCGGTCGAGCAGACGCCGCTGGACCTCCACCATGTCGCCGACGGTGACAAAGGGAAACCGGGAGCCATAGGGCCGGCCGTCAAGCTCGGACGCCGGCCCCGTCGTGCCCTGGCAACCGCCGAGCACGTTGGTGCCGATGACGAAGTACTTGTCGGTGTCGACCGCCTTCCCGGGGCCGACGATGCGGTCCCACCACCCCACGACGTGGCTGTCCCCGGTCAAGGCGTGACAGACCAGCACCGCGTTGTCCTGGGCGGCGTTCAAAGTGCCCCAGGTCTCGTAGGCGACGGTCACCGCGGGAACCACCGCGCCGCTTGCGCAGGTCAGGGACCCGACGTCCACCGTTTGGCGTCCGGACTCCACCGGCGCCTGGCGGTCGTTGTCCTGAAAGAGGGCGTGGTCGACCTCGTGCAATCCGCTACTCACGCTTGATCTGCTGACGCCACGGCTGGCCCTTCACCCCGGCTGACGGAGGAGGAGGGTTGCCGTCAGGGCCGGCCGGCGGGTTGCCGGTCGCAGGCGCCTTGGCACCAGTGTCGAGGATGCGCATGAACTCTCCGGGGTCCTTGGCTTTCCGTTTGGCTTCCTCGACATCGACAAGCCCGCCCTCGACCAATTTGGCCATGTACTGGTCCAACGTGTGCATCTTTTGCTTCGATCCCGTTTGGATGATCGAGCCGATCTGATAGGTCTTGTTCTCCCGGATCAGGTTGCGGACGGCGTGGGTGGCATAGAGCACCTCAAAGGTGGCGATGCGGCCGCGGCCGTCTTTCCGCTTGAGCAAGGTCTGGCTGATGACGCCCAGCAAGTTGACCGAAAGCTGCATGCGGATCTGCTGCTGTTGGTGTTGGGGGAAGACGTCGACGATGCGGTCGACGGTCTGGAGGGCGTCGACGGTGTGCAAGGTCGCAAAAACCAGGTGCCCGGTCTCCGCCGCGGTGATGGCCAAGTGGATCGTCTCCAGGTCACGCATCTCACCCACCAAGATGACGTCGGGGTCCTGGCGGAGCACGTACTTGAGGGCGTTGGCGAAGCTCAGGGTGTCGAAGTCCAGTTCGCGCTGGTTGATCAGGGCGACGTGGTCGTCGTGGACAAACTCGACCGGGTCCTCGACCGTGACGATGTGACAGTGCTGCTTGCGGTTGATCCGGTCGATCATCGCGGCCAAGGTCGTCGATTTGCCCGACCCGGCCGGGCCGGTCACCAGGACCAGGCCGCGAGGCCGCTCAATGAAGTCGTAGCACGCCTCGGGCAGGTGAAGCTCCTCCATATTGCGGATCTCGTAGGGGATCACGCGGAAGACGGCCTGGGCATGGTTGCGCTGCTGGAAGAGGTTCCCGCGGAACCGCGACACGCCGACGATCTCGTGGGCGAAGTCCAGCTCCATGTCGCGGTCGAACTTGGCGACCTGGTCGGGGCGAAGCAGGCCCTTGATCGCCGTGCGGAACTCGGCGTCGGTGAACGCAGGGACGTCCTCCAACAGGACCAGGTCGCCATAGACACGGACATAAACCTTGCCGGTGTCGGTCTTGATGTGGAGGTCGGACCCGTCCATCTGGACGCACCGACGCAAGAGGTCTTCAATGTGCAAGGGTCGTCTCCTCGATGAGGCCGTCCTTCAGGGCGCGGCGGTGGAACTCGCTCGTGTTGGAGCTCTTGGACAGGGCGTGCTCGTAGTCGATGACCTTGTCGCGCAGGAGTTGGAGCAAGCAACCGTCCAAGGTCTGCATCCCGTGCTCGTGGCCGGTCTGGATGTCCATGTACATCTGGTGGGTCTTGCCCTCGCGGAGCAGTGTGCGGATCGACGGCGTGGCCACCATCACCTCGAAGGCCGCCACCCGGCCGTCGCCTTCCCGGGTCGGGAGCAAGGTCTGGCTCACGATGGCGAGCAAGGTCACGCCAAGCTGGGTGCGGATCTGCGCCTGCTGGTCGGGGTCGAAGACGTCGACGATGCGGTCGATGGTCTGCGCCGCGTCGACGGTGTGCAGGGTCGAGAAGACCAAGTGCCCCGTCTCCGCGGCGGTGATCGCGAGTTGGATCGTCTCCAGGTCGCGCATCTCACCCACCAAGATCACGTCGGGGTTCTGCCGCATGACGTGGCGCAGGGCGTCGGTGAAGGTGTGGGTGTCGGTGCCCAACTCCCGTTGGTTGATGATGCTCTGCTTGTCCTGGTGGACGTACTCGATGGGGTCTTCGATCGTGATGATGTGCTTGCGGCTGTTCTCGTTGATGTGGTTGATCATCGCCGCAAGCGACGTCGACTTGCCAGAACCGGTCGGGCCGGTGACGAGGACAAGGCCACGGGGCGCCATCGCGATGGACTTGGTGACTTCGGGCAAGCCCAGTTCGTCGACGGTACGGATGCGGTACGGGATCAAGCGGAAGACCGCGCCGATCTTGCCCCGTTGCCAGTACATGTTCACGCGGAACCGGGCCAAGCCCGGCACCGCGTGCGACAGGTCGACTTCCTTGAACGAATAGAGCCTTTCCCGCCGTTCCTCGTTGAGGACGGCGAGGAGCATCGCCTGGCTTTCCTCCTCGCTCATCGGTGGTCCGTCGATGCGTTTCAGGTCTCCCCGGACACGCATCATCGGCGCGTTGCCTGCCTTGATGTGCAGGTCGCTGGCGTCGAGCCGGACGACCTCCTTCAGCAGTTCGTCGAGTAAGTAGGCCATGTCGTGGTCACCCTATCTGCGAAGCATCTGCTTCAACTCCGAGACGATGCCCGCGTAGTTCAGGGCGGTCTCCTCGCTGATGATCCCCGCCTTCACATAGCGGGCCAATCCCTGGTTCATCGTCTGCATGCCCCAGAATCCACCTTCGTTCATCAGGTGGTAGAGGTCGCCGAAGTGGCCGTCTTCAATCGCCTTGCTCACCGTCGGGGTGCAGATGAGGATCTCGGCGACGACGACGCGGCCCTGGCCGTCGGCCCGCGGGACCAGCTTTTGGGCGACGATCGCCCGCAACGAGTTGGCCAGGCGCTGGCACAGGTGGACCTTTTCGTGGGGCGGGAACATGTTGACGACGCGGTCCAAGGTCTCGTAAGCGCTGGACGTGTGGACGGTGGAGAAAACGAGGTGCCCCGTCTCACCGGCCTGCAGGGCGACGTTCATGGTCGTCGTGTCGCGCATCTCACCGATGAGGATGACGTCGGGAGCTTCGCGGACGACGGCGCGCATCGCCGGATAGAAGTCCGTCGTGTCGATGCCGACTTCGCGCTGGCTGACGTAGCTGTTCTTGTCCTGGTGCTCGACCTCGAGGGGGTCTTCGATGGTGACGATGTGGCACCGGCGCTCCTCGTTGATGATGTCGATCAGGGCGCTGAGCGTGGTCGTCTTGCCCGATCCGGTCGGACCAGTCACCAAGGCGAGTCCCTGCCGGTTCTTGGTGATTTCGGCAAGGCTCGGCGGGAGGCCCAGCTCCTCCAAGTTCTTGATCTTCGTCGGCACGATCCGCATGACCGCGGCCATCGAGCCCCGTTGGCTGTACACGTTCGTACGAATACGGCATTTGCCTTCCAGAACGAAGGCCAAGTCCATCTCGTTATGGTCCTCAAAGTGACGGCGCTGCCTGTCGGTCATGACCGAATAAAGGAGTCTCTTCACGTCCTCGGGTTCAAGGACCGGCCAGTCGCCGGGCAAGTCCCGGACGAAGCTGTGTTGCTTCATCTTGGGCTTGTTGTGCGCCTTGATCATCACGTCGGAGGCCGTGTTTTCATAGCCCACAGTGATCAGGTCTCGGATGTCGATCGAGGAAGCGTCTTGCATGGTGCGGCCTTGTCGCGCTCTAGCGCGGCTCCGCGTCGCCCGGGGAGCGTCGCGAGTATACCAACGCCCCTGGTCTCCACGGCCTGCTTCAGCGACTCCCTGGAGACTTGTCTTTCCTCAGCCCCAGATACACCAACACCCCGGCTCCGGCGACACCGATCCCCAGCAGAGGCACGACCGCCGGGTGCAGCCCTTTCGAAGGTGGTGGCGTGGCCGAGGCGAACGGTTCCTTGTGCGGCACGTTGCGGGGGACGCTCACTTGGGCCGGGTCTTGGGTCAGCG
Coding sequences within it:
- a CDS encoding PilT/PilU family type 4a pilus ATPase, translated to MQDASSIDIRDLITVGYENTASDVMIKAHNKPKMKQHSFVRDLPGDWPVLEPEDVKRLLYSVMTDRQRRHFEDHNEMDLAFVLEGKCRIRTNVYSQRGSMAAVMRIVPTKIKNLEELGLPPSLAEITKNRQGLALVTGPTGSGKTTTLSALIDIINEERRCHIVTIEDPLEVEHQDKNSYVSQREVGIDTTDFYPAMRAVVREAPDVILIGEMRDTTTMNVALQAGETGHLVFSTVHTSSAYETLDRVVNMFPPHEKVHLCQRLANSLRAIVAQKLVPRADGQGRVVVAEILICTPTVSKAIEDGHFGDLYHLMNEGGFWGMQTMNQGLARYVKAGIISEETALNYAGIVSELKQMLRR
- a CDS encoding type IV pilus twitching motility protein PilT, yielding MHIEDLLRRCVQMDGSDLHIKTDTGKVYVRVYGDLVLLEDVPAFTDAEFRTAIKGLLRPDQVAKFDRDMELDFAHEIVGVSRFRGNLFQQRNHAQAVFRVIPYEIRNMEELHLPEACYDFIERPRGLVLVTGPAGSGKSTTLAAMIDRINRKQHCHIVTVEDPVEFVHDDHVALINQRELDFDTLSFANALKYVLRQDPDVILVGEMRDLETIHLAITAAETGHLVFATLHTVDALQTVDRIVDVFPQHQQQQIRMQLSVNLLGVISQTLLKRKDGRGRIATFEVLYATHAVRNLIRENKTYQIGSIIQTGSKQKMHTLDQYMAKLVEGGLVDVEEAKRKAKDPGEFMRILDTGAKAPATGNPPAGPDGNPPPPSAGVKGQPWRQQIKRE
- a CDS encoding type IV pilus twitching motility protein PilT, translating into MAYLLDELLKEVVRLDASDLHIKAGNAPMMRVRGDLKRIDGPPMSEEESQAMLLAVLNEERRERLYSFKEVDLSHAVPGLARFRVNMYWQRGKIGAVFRLIPYRIRTVDELGLPEVTKSIAMAPRGLVLVTGPTGSGKSTSLAAMINHINENSRKHIITIEDPIEYVHQDKQSIINQRELGTDTHTFTDALRHVMRQNPDVILVGEMRDLETIQLAITAAETGHLVFSTLHTVDAAQTIDRIVDVFDPDQQAQIRTQLGVTLLAIVSQTLLPTREGDGRVAAFEVMVATPSIRTLLREGKTHQMYMDIQTGHEHGMQTLDGCLLQLLRDKVIDYEHALSKSSNTSEFHRRALKDGLIEETTLAH
- a CDS encoding PEP-CTERM sorting domain-containing protein; this translates as MLKRTLSLVVLAAVASASFAGVNLIENGTLDANSPHWNRPFADGSGLSSVGVDNLYATHAFHVTATGTYTAEMGNPNTSSNTIDTFMFIYEAPFDANDALTNYVAGNDDNSAAFVVLPDADYQTGGLLRSSLSTTLTAGVNYVLVATTFDVYDAADVRTWGDYSIGVGGGPGDVISDSAVPEPATMAVLGLGALALKRRRKA
- a CDS encoding homoserine O-acetyltransferase, encoding MSSGLHEVDHALFQDNDRQAPVESGRQTVDVGSLTCASGAVVPAVTVAYETWGTLNAAQDNAVLVCHALTGDSHVVGWWDRIVGPGKAVDTDKYFVIGTNVLGGCQGTTGPASELDGRPYGSRFPFVTVGDMVEVQRRLLDRLGVPGLALACGGSMGGMQALEWSIRFPGFVRKVWGTGTCRAHNAMQIGFNETGRQAIMRDPKWRDGDYPADDPPTQGLAVARMVGHLSYLSEAAFEKKFGRNLQDKEAYDFSYSPEFAVESYLSYQGDKFTRRFDANSYLVVTRAIDYFDLKTLAGSTTEYLFTSFTSDWIYPTHQSAELHAMAQAAGCRSRHVEIDAPMGHDAFLLDDVGQTEAVRAFLAE
- a CDS encoding pyridoxal phosphate-dependent aminotransferase; translated protein: MPGLSQRAAAMPASPIRKLAPFAEAAAKRGVKIFHLNIGQPDVRTPDEFWEAVRRPDLTVLEYSHSAGPVALREGIAAAYRDMGLDVKDDEVIVTTAGSEALSFAIGSVCDAGGEVIVPEPMYANYIGFAAGMGVKVVPITTRIEDGFALPSVDEFAKRITPRTKAVVVCNPNNPTGTVYSDDQLEGLRKLALAHDIFIIADEVYREFNYLGGRPKSVLELEGLEQHAVMVDSVSKRYSLCGARVGFIVSRNKDLMSAALRFAQARLSPPTLECLGVIGALRTPASYLEEVRTEYQKRRDVVVRRINAIPGALCPRIDGAFYATVRLPIDDCDKFCQWLLESFDHNGKTVMFAPATGFYATPGLGKDEVRIAYVLNTDAMEEAMDCLEAGLAAYPGRKSLAGV